The sequence below is a genomic window from Micromonospora aurantiaca ATCC 27029.
GGCGGTGCTCTGACCGGCGCGGGGCCACCTTGACCGGCCGTCCGTCCCGAGGGCTGGTAGGCTGACGGAGACGTCGGCTGACCGACGGGGGCCTCGCGTGCCTGCACGACGCCGCGGGTGCGAGGAACCGGTCCGTTGCACCGGTCACCACGACCGCTCCGGACCTCATCGAATGACCCACGAAACAGGGAGAACATGGCGCTCGACCAGGAAGCCAAGGCCAAGATCCGCCAGGAGTACGCGACCGCCGAGGGCGACACCGGCTCGCCCGAGGTGCAGGTCGCGGTCCTGACCAAGCGGATCGCGGAGCTCACCGAGCACCTGAAGGTGCACAAGCACGACCACCACAGCCGCCGTGGGCTGCTGCTGCTGGTCGGCCGGCGCCGCCGGCTGCTGAACTACGTCCAGAAGAAGGACATCAACCGCTACCGGTCGCTCATCGAGCGGCTCGGCCTGCGCCGATGACCTGACGGGGGAGTGGCCGCCTGGCCGCTCCCCCGTTGCAGTACCACCGAAGAACCCGGCCGCGCGACACCCGAAGAGGGAGCCGGTCAGCACCGGTCTCCGGTAGTGGCCCCCGGGAATCCCGGCACGACGCCGGCCACCCCGGGCGCTTCGATCGAAGACCGGCCGCCTGAGCAGTTCCCGTGTCGTCGGCCGACGACGCGAAGGAGCACCACAGCACATGACCGAGACCAACCTCGGCACCGAATCCCGCACCGCGGTGATCGACAACGGGTCCTTCGGCACCCGTGAGATCACCTTCTCCACCGGCCGCCTGGCCCGTCAGGCCGCCGGCTCCGTCGTCGCCCAGCTCGGCGAGACGGTCGTCCTCTCCGCCACCACCGCCGGCAAGCAGCCGCGCGAGTCGTTCGACTTCTTCCCGCTGACGGTGGACGTCGAGGAGCGGATGTACGCCGCGGGCCGCATCCCCGGCTCGTTCTTCCGCCGCGAGGGCCGGCCCAGCGAGGACGCCATCCTCACCTGCCGGCTGATCGACCGGCCGCTGCGCCCGTCGTTCGTCAAGGGCCTGCGCAACGAGGTCCAGGTCGTCGAGACCGTGCTGGCGCTCGACCCGCAGCACCCGTACGACGTGGTGGCCATCAACGCCGCCTCGATGTCGACCAAGCTCTCCGGCCTGCCGTTCTCCGGCCCGATCGGCGCGACCCGGGTCGCGCACGTGGACGGCCAGTGGGTCGCCTTCCCGACCCTGGAGGAGCTGGCCCGGGCCACCTTCGACATGGTCGTGGCCGGCCGCACCCTCGCCGACGGCGAGGTCGCGATCATGATGGTCGAGGCCGAGGCCACCCCGAACGCGGTGGCCCTGATCTCCGACGGCGCCACCGCGCCGACCGAGGAGATCGTGGCCAGCGGCCTGGAGGCCGCCAAGCCGGCCATCCGTGAGCTGTGCCGGGCGCAGAGCGAGCTGGCCGAGGTCGCCGCCAAGCCGGTCAGCGAGTTCCCGGTCTTCCTGGACTACCAGGACGACGTCTACGACGCGGTGGCCGACGTGGCCCGCGCCGACGTCACCGAGGCCCTGAAGATCGCCGGCAAGGCCGACCGCGAGGAGGCCCTGGACCGGATCAAGGCCAAGGTCGCCGAGGAGCTGACCGGCCGGTTCGAGGGCCGCGAGAAGGAGCTGTCCGCCGCGTTCCGCTCGCTGACCAAGTCCGAGGTCCGCAACCGGGTGCTGCGCGAGCAGGTCCGCATCGACGGCCGCGGCCCGCGTGACATCCGTCCGCTGAGCGCCGAGGTCGGCGTGCTGCCGCGGGTGCACGGCTCGGCGCTGTTCGAGCGCGGCGAGACCCAGATCCTGGGCGTCACCACGCTGAACATGCTGCGCATGGAGCAGATGGTGGACACGCTGTCCCCGGAGAACCGCAAGCGCTACATGCACAACTACAACTTCCCGCCGTACTCGACGGGTGAGACCGGCCGGGTCGGCTCGCCGAAGCGTCGCGAGATCGGTCACGGCGCGCTGGCCGAGCGGGCGCTGATCCCGGTGCTGCCGTCGCGCGAGGAGTTCCCGTACGCCATCCGGCAGGTCTCCGAGGCGCTCGGCTCCAACGGCTCCACCTCGATGGGTTCGGTCTGCGCCTCGACGCTGGGCCTGCTCTCGGCCGGTGTGCCGCTGAAGGCGCCGGTCGCCGGCATCGCCATGGGCCTCATCTCCGACGAGGTCGACGGCAAGACCCAGTACGTGACGCTGACCGACATCCTCGGCGCCGAGGACGCGTTCGGCGACATGGACTTCAAGGTCGCCGGCACCCGTGACTTCGTCACCGCGCTGCAGCTCGACACCAAGCTCGACGGCATCCCGTCGGACGTGCTGGCCGCCGCGCTGCAGCAGGCGCACGAGGCCCGGCAGACCATCCTCGACGTGATGCAGCGGGCCATCGAGGCGCCGGCCGAGATGTCGGACTACGCGCCGCGGGTCACCACCGTGAAGATCCCGGTCGACAAGATCGGCATGGTGATCGGCCCGAAGGGCCAGACCATCAACGCGATCCAGGACGAGACCGGCGCCGAGATCTCCATCGAGGACGACGGCACGATCTACGTCGGCGCGACCAACGGCCCGTCGGCCCAGGCCGCTGTTGACCGGATCAACGGCATCGCGAACCCGACCCTGCCGAAGGTGGGCGAGCGGTTCCTCGGCACGGTGGTGAAGACCGCCGCGTTCGGCGCCTTCATCTCGCTCCTGCCGGGCCGTGACGGCCTGCTGCACATCTCCAAGGTGGGCGACGGCAAGCGGGTCGAGAAGGTCGAGGACTTCCTCAACGTCGGCGACAAGGTCGAGGTGGAGATCGCGGACATCGACGCCCGCGGCAAGATCTACCTGGACAAGATCCGTCCGGAGGGCGCTGAGGCGCCGGCCGCCGGTGAGGCGGCCGGTGGCGACCGTCCGTCGGGCCGGGACCGCGGCGGCGACCGTGGCCCGCGTGACCGCGGTGACCGGGGTGGCGAGCGCCGCTCCGAGGGTGGCGAGCGCCGCTCCGAGGGTGGCGAGCGCCGCTCCGAGGGTGGCGAGGGCGGCGGCGAGTCCCGTCCGCGTCGCCGGACCCGGCACAGCTGATCCACCGACCGGCCCGGGTGACGTCCGCGTCGCCCGGGCCGGCCCACGGCTCCAGGTCGCCTGCGCGAGCTGGAGCCGTCGTACGTCCCGCCGTTCCTCGTCATCCGGAGAGCAGGTTCTCGTGAGTTCGTCAGTCGCCTCGACGGGACGGGGGGTGGCGTCGACCGGTTCGGCGGCCCGCGCGGTCACCCGGACGCTCAGCGACGACCCGCTCGGCGGCACCGTCCGCCGTACCGTGCTGCCCAGCGGGCTGCGGGTGCTCACCGAGGCGATCCCGGCGATGCGCAGCGTGTCGTTCGGCATCTGGGTGGCGGTCGGCTCGCGCGACGAGACCGGCTCGCAGGCCGGTGCCGCGCACTTCCTGGAGCACCTGCTGTTCAAGGGCACCAACAAGCGCAGCGCGCTGGAGATCTCGTCGCAGATCGAGGCCGTGGGCGGCGAGACGAACGCCTTCACCACGAAGGAGTACACCTGCTACTACGCGCGGGTGCTGGACGAGGACCTGCCGCTGGCCATCGACGTCATGTGCGACCTGGTCGCCGACTCGGTGCTGACCGCCGCCGACGTGGAGACCGAACGCGGCGTCATCCTCGAAGAGATCGCCATGCACGACGACGAGCCCGGCGACGAGGTGCACGACCTGTTCGCCCGCGCCGTCTACGGCGACCACCCGCTGGGCCGGCTCATCTCCGGCACCGAGGAGACGGTCACGCCGATGACCCGGCGGCAGATCCAGGGCTTCTACCGCCGCCGCTACACCGCGCCGCAGATCGTGATCGCCGCCGCCGGCAACCTCGACCACGCCGCAGTGGTCAAGCTGGTCCGGCAGGCGCTGCGCGGCACCCCGCTGGACACCGACCCGGCGTCGCCGGCGCCGCACCGCGCGGCCACCCCGACGGTACGCACCAAGCCGGCCACCACGCTCGTCGAGCCGAAGGAGACCGAGCAGGCGCACGTCATCCTCGGCTGCCCGGGGATCGACCGCACCGACGACAGGCGGTTCGCGCTCGGCGTGCTCAACAACGTGCTCGGCGGCGGCATGTCCAGCCGGCTGTTCCAGGAGATCCGGGAGCAGCGTGGCCTGGCGTACTCGGTCTACTCCTACGCCAGCCAGTACGCCGACAGCGGCGTGTTCGCCGTCTACGCCGGGTGCGCGCCGGGCAAGGTGGACGAGGTGCTGGACCTGACCCGCGCGGAGCTGGCGCGGGTGGCCGCCGAGGGGATCACCGAGGCGGAACTGGCCCGGGGCAAGGGGATGAGCAAGGGCTCGTTCGTGCTCGGGCTGGAGGACACCGGCTCGCGGATGAGCCGGCTCGCCAAGGGGGAGCTGCTCTACGGCAACCTGATGCCGGTGGACGACCTGCTGGCCCGGGTGGACGCGGTGACGCTCGACGACGTGAACACGCTCGCCGCCGACCTGCTCGGCCGGCCCATGTCGCTTGCCGTGGTGGGTCCGTTCGACTCCGGCAGCTTCACGGCCACGGGCTGAGCGCCCCACCGGTCCTGAGCGCCGCGTCGGTCCGCCGGATCCCGTGCCGGGCGCTGGGATAGGTTGTGGCCCGTGACTGAGCAGCAGAAGACGGCGGCCCGGGTCGGTGTGCTCGGTGCCCGGGGCCGGATGGGCATGGAGGTCTGCAAGGCGGTCGACTCCGCCGCCGACCTGGAGCTGGTTGCGGCCGTCGACCAGGGCGACGACCTGGACGCGGTGGCGCAGGCGGGTGCCGAAGTGGTCGTCGACTTCACCACCCCCGACGCGGTCATGGACAACCTGCGCTGGTGCGTCGAGAACGGCGTGCACGCGGTGGTCGGCACCACCGGCTTCACCGGGCAGCGGCTCGCCGAGGTGCGGGGCTGGCTCGACGACCGGCCCGGCGTAGGCGTGGTGATCGCCCCCAACTTCGGCATCGGCGCGGTGCTGATGATGCAGTTCGCGGCGCGCGCCGCCCGCTACTTCGAGTCGGTCGAGATCGTCGAGCAGCACCACCCGCGCAAGCTGGACGCGCCGAGCGGCACCGCCACCCACACGGCCCGGCTGATCGCCGCCGCCCGCGCCGACGCAGGCCTGGGTCCCGCGCCGGACGCGACCCGCGACGAGGTGGCCGGCGCCCGCGGTGCCGACATCGACGGGGTACGCGTGCACGCGGTACGCGCCACCGGCCTGGTCGCCCACCAGGAGGTGCTGTTCGGCACCACCGGCGAGACGCTCACCATCCGGCACGACTCGTACGACCGGGTGTCGTTCATGCCCGGCGTGCTGCTCGCGGTCCGGGAGGTGGGTCGCCGGCCCGGTCTCACAGTCGGCCTGGACGCCCTGCTCGACTGATCCGTCGCGCGGCGTGCTCCGGCCTGCTGCGGGAAACCGTTTTGCCTGGTCGGCGGCGTGGACCTAGGCTGCTTTCATGATCGATTCCGGACACTCCGACCGCACCGGCCGCCGGGTGACGCTGCGCCCGGTGGACGACGACAACTGGCGGGCCGTGGCGGACGTCGCGCCGCACGACGACCAGCGCGCCTTCGTGGCCGCGCTGGCCGCCCGCTACCTGCTTCTCACCGAGCGCTCGGACGTCTGGAACTCGCTGGCCGTCTACG
It includes:
- the rpsO gene encoding 30S ribosomal protein S15, which translates into the protein MALDQEAKAKIRQEYATAEGDTGSPEVQVAVLTKRIAELTEHLKVHKHDHHSRRGLLLLVGRRRRLLNYVQKKDINRYRSLIERLGLRR
- a CDS encoding polyribonucleotide nucleotidyltransferase — encoded protein: MTETNLGTESRTAVIDNGSFGTREITFSTGRLARQAAGSVVAQLGETVVLSATTAGKQPRESFDFFPLTVDVEERMYAAGRIPGSFFRREGRPSEDAILTCRLIDRPLRPSFVKGLRNEVQVVETVLALDPQHPYDVVAINAASMSTKLSGLPFSGPIGATRVAHVDGQWVAFPTLEELARATFDMVVAGRTLADGEVAIMMVEAEATPNAVALISDGATAPTEEIVASGLEAAKPAIRELCRAQSELAEVAAKPVSEFPVFLDYQDDVYDAVADVARADVTEALKIAGKADREEALDRIKAKVAEELTGRFEGREKELSAAFRSLTKSEVRNRVLREQVRIDGRGPRDIRPLSAEVGVLPRVHGSALFERGETQILGVTTLNMLRMEQMVDTLSPENRKRYMHNYNFPPYSTGETGRVGSPKRREIGHGALAERALIPVLPSREEFPYAIRQVSEALGSNGSTSMGSVCASTLGLLSAGVPLKAPVAGIAMGLISDEVDGKTQYVTLTDILGAEDAFGDMDFKVAGTRDFVTALQLDTKLDGIPSDVLAAALQQAHEARQTILDVMQRAIEAPAEMSDYAPRVTTVKIPVDKIGMVIGPKGQTINAIQDETGAEISIEDDGTIYVGATNGPSAQAAVDRINGIANPTLPKVGERFLGTVVKTAAFGAFISLLPGRDGLLHISKVGDGKRVEKVEDFLNVGDKVEVEIADIDARGKIYLDKIRPEGAEAPAAGEAAGGDRPSGRDRGGDRGPRDRGDRGGERRSEGGERRSEGGERRSEGGEGGGESRPRRRTRHS
- a CDS encoding M16 family metallopeptidase, encoding MSSSVASTGRGVASTGSAARAVTRTLSDDPLGGTVRRTVLPSGLRVLTEAIPAMRSVSFGIWVAVGSRDETGSQAGAAHFLEHLLFKGTNKRSALEISSQIEAVGGETNAFTTKEYTCYYARVLDEDLPLAIDVMCDLVADSVLTAADVETERGVILEEIAMHDDEPGDEVHDLFARAVYGDHPLGRLISGTEETVTPMTRRQIQGFYRRRYTAPQIVIAAAGNLDHAAVVKLVRQALRGTPLDTDPASPAPHRAATPTVRTKPATTLVEPKETEQAHVILGCPGIDRTDDRRFALGVLNNVLGGGMSSRLFQEIREQRGLAYSVYSYASQYADSGVFAVYAGCAPGKVDEVLDLTRAELARVAAEGITEAELARGKGMSKGSFVLGLEDTGSRMSRLAKGELLYGNLMPVDDLLARVDAVTLDDVNTLAADLLGRPMSLAVVGPFDSGSFTATG
- the dapB gene encoding 4-hydroxy-tetrahydrodipicolinate reductase — translated: MTEQQKTAARVGVLGARGRMGMEVCKAVDSAADLELVAAVDQGDDLDAVAQAGAEVVVDFTTPDAVMDNLRWCVENGVHAVVGTTGFTGQRLAEVRGWLDDRPGVGVVIAPNFGIGAVLMMQFAARAARYFESVEIVEQHHPRKLDAPSGTATHTARLIAAARADAGLGPAPDATRDEVAGARGADIDGVRVHAVRATGLVAHQEVLFGTTGETLTIRHDSYDRVSFMPGVLLAVREVGRRPGLTVGLDALLD